In Chryseobacterium salivictor, the DNA window AAACTTCCTGATGGCGAAGATGCGATTATTACCGATACACACAAAGTGATCAATACATTGAATTCCCTGTGTATCGAAATGGATCAGCGTTATGATTTGCTGAAAAACGCTTTCTGTAAAAATATAAAAGAATACAATAAGAAATTCTCTGAGCGAAAACTGAATCCAGAAAACGGACACCGCTATTTACCTTATATCGTTTTGGTAGTCGATGAATTTGCAGATTTAATTATGACCGCCGGAAAAGAAGTTGAGCTTCCGATCGCCAGATTAGCACAGTTGGCGAGAGCGGTAGGAATTCACTTAATCGTTGCAACCCAAAGACCTTCGGTAAACGTAATCACGGGGATGATTAAAGCGAATTTCCCTGCAAGAGCGGCTTTCCGTGTGATTTCAAGTGTAGATTCCCGCACGATTTTAGATTCTCCCGGAGCAGATCAGTTAATCGGGAAAGGTGACATGCTTTACTTTAATGGAAATGAAATTATGCGTTTGCAGTGTGCTTTTGTAGATACACCGGAAGTTGAAAAAATTGCCGAATTTATCGGTGAACAGAAAGGATATGCAAGTGCATTTATGCTTCCGGAATATTCTTCTGACGAATCTACTTCTACAGTGAACGCCTTTGATCCCAACGAAAAAGACGCTCTTTTCGAAGATGCTGCGAGAATATTGGTTTCTACCCAACAGGGTTCTACCTCAATGCTGCAAAGACAACTGAAATTAGGTTATAACCGGGCCGGAAGAATTATGGATCAGTTAGAAGCCAGTGGCGTTGTAGGAGGCTTCAATGGAGCAAAAGCGAGAGAGGTGCTAATCAGCGACTTAAATTCTTTGGAACAGTTTTTGGAAGAATTGCGAAAGTAAATTTTAACCTTAAACAACAGTTTAACTTTAAGGCTGATAATTCAACCAAAAATAAAAAAGAATGAAAACGATATTGAAAAAAATCTCAATTGTAATGATGGTTGCCGCTACCACTGCAAGTTTTTCTGCCCAGAAAATCGATGCGAAAGCAAAAACCATTTTAGATGCCATTGCCACCAGTTATAAAAGCAAAGACAACGTCTATTTTAAATTTGTTTATGGAACGGGAACCGGTAAAAAAGTAACCAAAACCGAACCCGGAATATTTTATTCTGCCAAAGACCTTTATAAATTAAAAATCATGGGTACTGAGCAGATTTTTGATGGAAATAAAATCTACAGCATTTCTGACGAAGACAAAGAAATTACCGTGGCAAAACCAACCGGAAGCGAGCAAATGTTCTCCCCACTTACTTATATTGAACAATACAAAAAAGGATACAACGTAAAATATGCCGGAAAAGTAACGGTAAACGGAGTAAGCTGCGATTATATTAAATTAACCCCGGTTAAAAATAATGGAATTAAAGAGGTCAACCTTTTTGTAAATTCGGCAAAAAAGCAAATTGTAAAAGTGGAACAGTTCTCCAATGACAACGCTGTTTCAGTAATTGCCATTAATAATTATAAAGAAAATCAGAAGTTGAGCAGCACCATGTTTACCTTCAATAAAGATCAATATAAAAATTATTTTGTCACCGAACTTTAGAACACATTAAATCACGATAAAAAAGTCACAAAGGGAACATTTCTTTTGTGGCTTTTTTGGTAAATTTGACTTATGATAAAAAAACTCGACGGCTACGTCATCAAAACTTTTTTCGGCCCGTTTCTTTTCATATTCAGTGTGCTGTTTTTCATTTTTGTGGTCAACATCATCTGGATCCGATTGGCGCAGTTTACCGGTAAAGGTTTGAGTTACTGGGAGATTTTGAAATTGCTTTCTTATCTTTCCGCAATCGTAGTACAACTGGTATTGCCCCTGACAATTCTGCTCTCTTCCATAATGACTTTTGGTGATTTTGGCGAACGTTATGAGTTGGCGGCCATGAAAGCAGCCGGTATTTCGCTCACCAGGATTATGTTGCCATTGTTTGTCACTACCCTATTCTTTTCTGCTTTCCTGTTTTTCTTCTCCAATAATGTGGTACCCGATTTCCAACGCAAGGCGAAGAATATGCTGTATAATATTGCCGCAACCAAACCTGCGCTGAACTTTACACCGGGACAATTCCTTCAGCAACTTCCGGGTTATAGTGTGAAATTTGATAAAATAACGGGTGAAAATGGTGAAAATTTAACAGGAATTTTTATTCATAAAATGGCGACTTCTTTTGAAGACCAGCAATCCATTGTCGCAGAAAAAGGAAAATTCGTTCCTGCAGATAATCCTAATTATTTAAAATTGGTTTTATTTAATGGCCATATTTACGAAGATCATTTGAATGGAATCGATTATAATGCCCGGTTAAAACAACCCGATCAGGCGATAAAATTTGATACTTTAGTTTCGCATTTTAATATTTCTGAAATCATTGACAAAGCGATTGAAGCAGAAAAAATCACCGATGACTACTCTTTTCAGAATGTTGTTGAACTGAATACTACTATTAAAAAAACCAAGAAAAGCAACGATGATATTATGAATAACATGACTTACGAACTGGTCAGCCAGGCCAACAGTTACGTAAGTTATGTAGATAAATCGAAGGCAAAAATTCCTGTCACAGCTCCTGTAAAAACAGATACGGTCAACAGTAAAAAAAAGGAGGAAATGCTCTATTCTGCGTATAACAAATTAGAAAACATCAAGCAGTCGACGTTGGGTAAAGAGGGACAGCTTAAAGATATGCACGCCTATTTTGCACGCGTAATCATGCATCAACAAAGAATTGTTTCCTATTCCGTTACCTGTCTTATTTTCTTTTTAATCGGGGCAAGTTTAGGTTCGATTATCCGAAAAGGAGGTCTAGGATTGCCGGTAGTTATTGCTATTGTAATATTTATCCTTTTTTATGTTCTCAATCTTTCTGCAGAAAATATTGCGTGGTCTGGGGGAATAGATCCTTATCTGGCAGCCTGGTTGCCTAACCTTGTACTGCTTCCGTTTGGCGTTTGGTTAACTTATAAAGCATTAACAGATTCCCAACTCTTCGATGCTGAAAAATACAAATCGATGTTTAAACCGCTTATCAACAGGTTTTCAAAAAATAAGGAACATCAGCGGTACCGCTAAAAAATCTAGTATTCATATTTATAAAGGATGGTTCGCCATCCTTTTTCTGTTGACTGAAAATTAATCTGATCAGCCTTTTTCAGGAATAAAAACTGGTTAAAAAAACACCTCTCCGAAAAGCACAAAAAAAGTTTATTGAAGAGAATCAATAAACTTTAATTTTTAATCAATCAATTTCTTAAATGATCAACTTCAATTTACTTCAAATATTTCGTAATAGAATCACTTGTCGGTTTCGTTGTGCTGATAAATGAATCAATTAAATGACCGTTTTCGTCGATCAGGAACTTGGTGAAATTCCACAGAATGGTCGTATTTTTAACACCGTTTAAATCCTTATCTGTAAGGTATTTGAAAATGGGTGCAATATCTTCTCCTTTTACAGAAACTTTTGCCGCCATGGGAAAAGTAACGCCGAAGTTTTTCTCACAGAAAGCCCCGATTTCTTGATTGCTGCCCGGCTCCTGGCCACCGAAATTATTGGCAGGGAAACCGATCACCACTAATTTATCGGGATAATCTTTCGACAGTTTTTCCAAATCAGCGTACTGAGGAGTAAATCCACATTCAGACGCGGTATTTACAACTAAAATCTTCTTGCCTTTAAAATCGGCAAAGTTGATTTCTTTCCCATCTAAACTTTCTACTTTGTAATCATAAATTGTATTTTCCATCGTATTGTTGGTGGTTTTGATCTGTGAAACATCGTTCTTCTGATTTTTGCAGCTTTGTAAAAAAACGCCTGAAGATAACAGAATTATAAATAGCTTTTTCATTACTTTAAAATTTAAAAGTATTCGCCGGGAATACCTTGTTGGTTTCTATTTTATTTAAAATCATTACAAAATCACTGTCTTTTTTCGGAGATGAAGATTCGATCCGGTAAGGCATCATCACAGATCCTACCATTTTATAATCAGAATATAATAATGTTTCATCTTTCTTAATTTCCTTCAGCAGCATATATGTTTTAGAATCAAAAAAATAGAGTGTTTTATTTACATTTTTAGTCAGTTCTACTTTATGGCAATAAATATCGCCCACTTTTTCTTTACCAAGGTATTTCGCATCAAAACCTTTATTTTCCCAGTCGATAAAATCGTTATCGAAACTCTCAGGCACATAATTCGGATATTCCTGGATTTTGTTGGCTGCATAATTCATTGCATATCCTTTTGTTCCATCGTAACCTTCTACTGCAGTTTCTTTTTTACCAATGGTAATAGTGGTTTTGGTAAGATTTGGTCTTTGCTGATAAATCTTAATCGGATATTCATCATTGATTCCTAAAGTCACTCTGCCCTGTAATAAGACGGAATTTAATAATTTCCAATTGGTTAATCCACCTGTTAATTCTATATTTTTGTCGATAATTTCTTTGGCTGTTTGCGCTGAAACTATAGAACCTATTGCCATTAATAAAACTAAAAATAATTTTTTCATATAATAAAATTACGCTCCGAAGGCGTTTTTTACAAAATTAACTGTTTACAAAAATACTGTTTTGCCTGACCAATTTTCAAATATATACTTTTTGAAATGAAATGCTAATGATTTTAATTATGGGTAATGCTTATTTAACCAATTTTAAGAATGTTTATCCTAATATATTTTGAAGAATCTCTTAAGAATTGCTATTATTTTTCAGAATCCTCCGAGCTTTTTCTAAATCTTCCGGCACATCAATCCCGACCCCCACGAAATCGGTTTCAATCATTTTGATCTTCATGCCGTACTCCAGATAGCGGATACACTCAATTTTTTCTGCGATTTCCAGAGGACGCATTTTCAATTTTGCAAAATTCAGCAAAGCGCTTTTTCTAAAAGCATAAACGCCGATATGTTTAAAATATTCTGCTGTGACAGAGGTGTCCCGCGGATATGGAATTACCGAACGGCTGAAATAGAGTGCCAATCCCTGATTGTCAGTAATCACTTTTACGTTATTTGGATTTTCGATTTCCTCCATTTCCGTCAGTTTTATTTTTAAGGAAGCCAACGAAATTTGCCCGTCCAAATCATCATTAAAAACAGAGATCAGTTTTTTCAATGGTTCTGTCTTCAGAAAAGGTTCATCGCCCTGAACATTCACCACAATATCGCAATCGATATTTGATACAGCTTCTGCGATTCGGTCGCTGCCGGTTTCGTGTTTACCGGTCATTACAACATTCCCACCTGAGCTTTGGATTTCATTAAAAATAATTTCGGAATCGGTTGCAACGAATACTTCATCAAACAATTCCGTTTCTACTACATTTTGATACGTGGTTGCAATGACCGTTTTTTCACCCAAAATCTGCATGAGTTTTCCGGGAAACCTGCTGGCTTCGTAACGGGCGGGAATAACAGCGATAGTCTTCAAATTAATTGTATTTTTTTAATATTTTCTCCAAACGCTCATCGGGTTCATAGTCTAAAACATCAATAAGTTTTACATTTTTGAAATCAGGATGAGTCGTATTTATAATGATATTGTGATTTTCAGGAAGAACAGAAGGAACTTTTAACATTAAAGTTGCCCGCCGGTAGAAATTTTTCTATTGCAAAAACGAATTTTTTCAACATGATTTAAAAAACTAAACCAATTTGATCAAAGCATTTTCCAATCTCGGCAACATATTTTTGATTTCATCTAAAGAAACTCCTCCTGCCGAAGCACGGAACCACGGCATATTGCGAGAATTTCCGAAAGCCGAAAACGGAACCAAAGCAATTCCCGCTTCTTCAATCAAATAGAAAACAAGATCAGAAGAATCTGCAATTACATTTCCATCAGGTTTCGTTTTTCCGATATAATCTAGTTCCACTGTTAAATAAAGCGCGCCCATCGGCTGAATACTTTCCACAGAAAAGCCTTTATGTTTAAGATTCTGAATTCCGTTGTGAAGAACAGTTAAACTTTCCGCGATTTCTCCTTTAAAATGATTCACGAATTTATCCACTTTTTCCGGATGATTCAGTAAAACTGCCACGGCTTCCTGTTCAGGTTTTGGCGCCCAGGCTCCAATGTGTCCCAGCAAAGCTTTCATTTTATCGATAATTAAAGACGGTCCAAAACTCCAGCCTACACGGATTCCGGTAGCAGCAAAGCATTTGGAAGCACCATCAATATAAATTGTATAATCTTTTAATTCAGGATACAAAGAAACAGGATCGAAATGCTTGCCCCCAAAAGTCAGCATCGCGTAAATTTGATCGTACATCAAATACAAAGGCTTTTCTCCGTCGCTGCGATTTTTATTTTCCTCCAGAATCAGTTCACAAATTTCAGCGAGCTGCTGTTTCGTAAACATCGTTCCAGTAGGATTCAAAGGCGAACAAAGCGCAATTAAAACCGCTCCTTTTAAATGAGGTTTTAAGTCAGCAGCAGTCGGTAAGAAATTATTTTCCGCTGTAGTTTCCACTTCTACTTTCTGCGCTTCCGTCAAATAAGAATAGTGATTGTTATTCCATGATGGCACCGGATAAATGACTTTATCATCCGGATCTACAATTGTTTTAAATGCCGCGTAAATCAACGGTCTGGAACCGCCGGCAACCAAAATATCATTTTCGGAATAATCCAGATTCCAACGGTTTTTAATGTCTTTTGAAATCGCTTTTCGCAAAGACAAAAGGCCGTTCGCAGGCGGATAATTGGTTAAATTATTCTGATAAGCTTTCTGAATTTCCTCTTTTAATAAATCCGGAATAGGATAAATATTGGAATTGAGATCACCAATCGTAAGATTCGCAATTTCTGCGCCCTGTGCTTTCAAATCATTGACTTGATTTCCTATTTTGATAATTTCTGAGCCAATGAGATTGGCGGCCAATTTTGATATTTTCATTATTTTTTAATTAAACGAATTATTTTGAACTTCATTGATAATCTCATTCAAAAATACAAATTTTAATTGCTGCAGATATCAATTAAAGCAAGAACGGCTAAAAAAAATTGGTAAAAATTTCATCAACTTTTACCAATTATTAATAAACAGATTTTTACAAATTCAAATCCTGTTTTACAATTTTGATTTTTTCTTCCAGAACCAGCAGTTTTTCTTTAAATTCCTGTGCAGAATTTATCGCATCTTTCACAGAAACGTAGAATTTAATTTTTGGTTCTGTTCCGGATGGGCGAACACAAACTTTCGTGCCATCTTCCGTATAATAAATCAAGACATTCGACTTTGGAATGTCATTCATCACCGATTTTTTATTGTCCAGAAGATTCAAAGAAGTTTGTTCCTGGAAATCTTTTACGACGGCCACTTTGGAACCTGCAATTTCTTTTGGCGGATTTTCACGGAAATCTTTCATCATCTGCTGAATTTCTTCGGCACCGGTTCTCCCCTTTCTCACCACGTTTACCAATCCTTCATAATACATTCCGAGGTCTTTGTAAATATCGATCATGTATTCGAAAACCGAACTGCCGTTGGCTTTACACCAAGCTGCAATTTCGCAGGCGAGCAAAATTGAACCACAGGAATCTTTATCGCGAACAAAATCTCCGGTCATAAAACCGAAACTTTCTTCACCCCCACAAATGAATTTTTCTTTGCCTTCGAAATCACGGATCATTTTCCCGATCCATTTAAAACCGGTTAATCCAACTTTGCAGTCAACGCCAAATTTTTCAGCAATATCATAGAAAATATCAGAAGTTACAATCGTAGAACCGATGAATTCTTTTCCGGTGATTTTTCCGGCTTTTTTCCATTGGTCTAAAATGTAATAGGTTAAAATCGTATTGGTTTGATTTCCGTTCAAAAGTTGCATTTCACCTTCTAAATTTCTGACCGCAATTCCCAGTCGGTCTCCGTCTGGATCCGTTCCCAGAACGATATCGCCATTGGTAATCCTGGCTAAATCCATCGCCATTTCCAACGCTGCCGGTTCTTCCGGATTGGGCGAATCAACGGTGGGGAAATTCCCACTCGGAATCATCTGTTCTCTCACCAAATCAACTTTTTTGAAGCCTGCTTTTTTCAGCGCCTGAGGAACAGTTGCATATGTAGTTCCATGGATTGAACTGAAAACAATATTCAGATTATCTCTGCCAACATTCTGGTAAAGAGAGTTTTCCATACAGGCATCGATATACACATCATCCTGTTCCGGACCGATCCATTCGATCAAATCGTCGTTTCCGCTGAATTTAATTTCATTGAATTTTACCGAATAAACTTCTTTAATAATATTCTCATCATCTGGCGGAACAATCTGCGCGCCATCGTTCCAATATACTTTGTAACCGTTATATTCAGGTGGATTGTGAGAAGCGGTCAATACGATTCCGGCGTTGCATTTCTTATCTCTCACCGTGAAAGAAAGTTCCGGCGTTGGACGGTGTTCTTTGAATAACAAAACTTTGATTCCGTTGGCCGTTAAAACATCGGCACACATTTTCCCGAATTCTTTTGAATTATGCCGAACATCGTAAGCAATCGCAACTTTAATTTCCTGATTCGGAAACTGCTGATGAAGATAATTTGCTAAACCTTGAGTTGCTTGACCAAGCGTATATTTATTCAAACGGTTGGTTCCAACGCCCATGATTCCACGCATTCCGCCTGTTCCGAATTCTAATTCCCGGTAAAAAGAATCTTCTAATTCATCCGAATTCGTATCGATCCAGTTTTGAATAGTTTTTTGTGTTTCTTCATCGAAAGTATCTGTTAACCAGAGTTTTGCTTTTTCTAAGGTGGTCATATCTTATTCTTTTTTTATTTAAAATTTTTCAGAACCGCTTAGTCCAATTCTTTATGTTGAACCGTTGCTGTCTGTTCTATTTTCAAGGCGCTGATCGGCTCGTTATAATACGTCAGTTTCGCCGTATTTTTAATGCTTCCTTTTAAAGAATCTTTCACATTTACTTCCGCATAATTTCCATTTTTTGATTCAATCTTTAAATGGTCAATCATCCAGTAAGGAGCGATAATGCTTGCGGTATCAGAGATTTTCAAAACCGCGTTTTTTGTTTTGCCCAAAAAGTTAGCGCGGCTTTTTTCAGTCATTTCAACTTCTGCTTTTCTGGAATTGACCGACCCAATAAATTTAGCGTTATTTTTTAAAGTAAGTTTAAAATTATCCGTCTTTATTTCGCTGGAAATATTTAATTCAGCAGAATCAGACATGGATACTTTTTCCAGATTATATTTCGAATAAATGGTGATATTGTAGAAATCGACACCCTCTGTTTCGCGGTTTTCCGAAATGG includes these proteins:
- a CDS encoding LolA family protein; this translates as MKTILKKISIVMMVAATTASFSAQKIDAKAKTILDAIATSYKSKDNVYFKFVYGTGTGKKVTKTEPGIFYSAKDLYKLKIMGTEQIFDGNKIYSISDEDKEITVAKPTGSEQMFSPLTYIEQYKKGYNVKYAGKVTVNGVSCDYIKLTPVKNNGIKEVNLFVNSAKKQIVKVEQFSNDNAVSVIAINNYKENQKLSSTMFTFNKDQYKNYFVTEL
- a CDS encoding LptF/LptG family permease — encoded protein: MIKKLDGYVIKTFFGPFLFIFSVLFFIFVVNIIWIRLAQFTGKGLSYWEILKLLSYLSAIVVQLVLPLTILLSSIMTFGDFGERYELAAMKAAGISLTRIMLPLFVTTLFFSAFLFFFSNNVVPDFQRKAKNMLYNIAATKPALNFTPGQFLQQLPGYSVKFDKITGENGENLTGIFIHKMATSFEDQQSIVAEKGKFVPADNPNYLKLVLFNGHIYEDHLNGIDYNARLKQPDQAIKFDTLVSHFNISEIIDKAIEAEKITDDYSFQNVVELNTTIKKTKKSNDDIMNNMTYELVSQANSYVSYVDKSKAKIPVTAPVKTDTVNSKKKEEMLYSAYNKLENIKQSTLGKEGQLKDMHAYFARVIMHQQRIVSYSVTCLIFFLIGASLGSIIRKGGLGLPVVIAIVIFILFYVLNLSAENIAWSGGIDPYLAAWLPNLVLLPFGVWLTYKALTDSQLFDAEKYKSMFKPLINRFSKNKEHQRYR
- a CDS encoding glutathione peroxidase, which produces MENTIYDYKVESLDGKEINFADFKGKKILVVNTASECGFTPQYADLEKLSKDYPDKLVVIGFPANNFGGQEPGSNQEIGAFCEKNFGVTFPMAAKVSVKGEDIAPIFKYLTDKDLNGVKNTTILWNFTKFLIDENGHLIDSFISTTKPTSDSITKYLK
- a CDS encoding histidine kinase codes for the protein MKKLFLVLLMAIGSIVSAQTAKEIIDKNIELTGGLTNWKLLNSVLLQGRVTLGINDEYPIKIYQQRPNLTKTTITIGKKETAVEGYDGTKGYAMNYAANKIQEYPNYVPESFDNDFIDWENKGFDAKYLGKEKVGDIYCHKVELTKNVNKTLYFFDSKTYMLLKEIKKDETLLYSDYKMVGSVMMPYRIESSSPKKDSDFVMILNKIETNKVFPANTFKF
- the kdsB gene encoding 3-deoxy-manno-octulosonate cytidylyltransferase — encoded protein: MKTIAVIPARYEASRFPGKLMQILGEKTVIATTYQNVVETELFDEVFVATDSEIIFNEIQSSGGNVVMTGKHETGSDRIAEAVSNIDCDIVVNVQGDEPFLKTEPLKKLISVFNDDLDGQISLASLKIKLTEMEEIENPNNVKVITDNQGLALYFSRSVIPYPRDTSVTAEYFKHIGVYAFRKSALLNFAKLKMRPLEIAEKIECIRYLEYGMKIKMIETDFVGVGIDVPEDLEKARRILKNNSNS
- a CDS encoding pyridoxal phosphate-dependent aminotransferase, with amino-acid sequence MKISKLAANLIGSEIIKIGNQVNDLKAQGAEIANLTIGDLNSNIYPIPDLLKEEIQKAYQNNLTNYPPANGLLSLRKAISKDIKNRWNLDYSENDILVAGGSRPLIYAAFKTIVDPDDKVIYPVPSWNNNHYSYLTEAQKVEVETTAENNFLPTAADLKPHLKGAVLIALCSPLNPTGTMFTKQQLAEICELILEENKNRSDGEKPLYLMYDQIYAMLTFGGKHFDPVSLYPELKDYTIYIDGASKCFAATGIRVGWSFGPSLIIDKMKALLGHIGAWAPKPEQEAVAVLLNHPEKVDKFVNHFKGEIAESLTVLHNGIQNLKHKGFSVESIQPMGALYLTVELDYIGKTKPDGNVIADSSDLVFYLIEEAGIALVPFSAFGNSRNMPWFRASAGGVSLDEIKNMLPRLENALIKLV
- a CDS encoding phospho-sugar mutase; the encoded protein is MTTLEKAKLWLTDTFDEETQKTIQNWIDTNSDELEDSFYRELEFGTGGMRGIMGVGTNRLNKYTLGQATQGLANYLHQQFPNQEIKVAIAYDVRHNSKEFGKMCADVLTANGIKVLLFKEHRPTPELSFTVRDKKCNAGIVLTASHNPPEYNGYKVYWNDGAQIVPPDDENIIKEVYSVKFNEIKFSGNDDLIEWIGPEQDDVYIDACMENSLYQNVGRDNLNIVFSSIHGTTYATVPQALKKAGFKKVDLVREQMIPSGNFPTVDSPNPEEPAALEMAMDLARITNGDIVLGTDPDGDRLGIAVRNLEGEMQLLNGNQTNTILTYYILDQWKKAGKITGKEFIGSTIVTSDIFYDIAEKFGVDCKVGLTGFKWIGKMIRDFEGKEKFICGGEESFGFMTGDFVRDKDSCGSILLACEIAAWCKANGSSVFEYMIDIYKDLGMYYEGLVNVVRKGRTGAEEIQQMMKDFRENPPKEIAGSKVAVVKDFQEQTSLNLLDNKKSVMNDIPKSNVLIYYTEDGTKVCVRPSGTEPKIKFYVSVKDAINSAQEFKEKLLVLEEKIKIVKQDLNL
- a CDS encoding GIN domain-containing protein → MKNLIYTLLIFSLFSCGKVSPKGDIVSNDIKVEDFVNLNLNGKFRAFYIKSDSSFVNVETYKNVGGNLKIKVKDKTLTISENRETEGVDFYNITIYSKYNLEKVSMSDSAELNISSEIKTDNFKLTLKNNAKFIGSVNSRKAEVEMTEKSRANFLGKTKNAVLKISDTASIIAPYWMIDHLKIESKNGNYAEVNVKDSLKGSIKNTAKLTYYNEPISALKIEQTATVQHKELD